The following is a genomic window from Asterias amurensis chromosome 8, ASM3211899v1.
CGTGCACCAACTATTACGAGTTCCAACCCTGTGTCTTCATGATGATCTTTGGACTCCTAGAGGCGAAACAGTCTTGCAAACTAATGGCAAGTTCCTGATGTGTGTTAAAATTCCCACCTCAATTTCTTTGTTAGTTTGTAGTTTCCATATGGAACGAATACATATATAGACCATTGATGAATCAACTAATTTTGTTCAGGGCAAATTAgtgtttgctaagcagaatggGTACCATTATAGGAACACACAATCATGGGTTTTGTtgaaagcactggacacctttggaattGTCAAAGCTTCTCACTTTCTCGACATACGCATAAactaacgaacctgtgaaaatttgaactcattattggttgtcgaagttgcgagagattaATGGAGGGAAAAAACACCtctgtcgcacaagttgtgtgctttcaaatgccttgaattcgaaagacctcagctgaggtatcgaagggatattttagtgagaaattacttctatctcgttacgtcagagggagccgtctctcacaatgtgttatactataaacagctatatccattgctcgttaccaagtaagttttcatgatagtttttttttgagtaattaccagtagtatccagtgcctttaagaaatattCTTTTCTAAGCAAATATCGGCCTTACCaagttttgttcttttcttttataaTCTTTTGGTGATTTCCCACTCTAGATTGCATACATGAGCAAGAGCAGTGTTTCTTCTCTAGACTCGATATTTCTGGGTCCTCTTTCCCTCCTCATCAACCATCTTCTTGAAAGTCCCCTGTCACCTCAACTTATACTGTGGTTGGTCATGGTAAGTCACTTCAAAAGTAGCAGTTTACTTGAAGAAACAGTTTATCCGTATTTGAGTCTGTGTAACGTATACCTTGTTTTTTGGAACcgctcgattgttttaatccttagTATCATAGGccaacaataaaactaacttgtgaacatttcacttcaaaggtTCTATGCGTTTTTAAGATATCGGTAAAAATCCGGAGAAGTTCAACCTACGCAGAAAGAATGTAGTTTTcgattggaatacacaatctgagaaacgtatctGACAGTACCGTTTCTCAAACTCAAACTGATATTTTGTTCCATAACGACATTACTacgaagtgaaatgattcttaaTGTACCTAAAACTGCTGTGCTTCTTGTCATTCTGACCAAACGTATACTCTCCTAAAGATAAATGTGAACAACATTTCTCAAACTAATTTTACGAACTTcctctttgtttattttatgcatgctaTGTGGCGGGGTCTATGGGTGTTGTACACCATCGTACTTTGTGATATAATGCAGGCATTTAATTATATTCTGTATAATCGAATATGAGTATTTAGCCTGTTACTTTTTAGGAAGAGTCAACTTAAAAGTAACAGCAAAGGTATTTCCTCCTCGGATTTACAGAACACCATTCCTCACAGCTTGCAACAATGTTATTGTCAAGTACAACTAACAGTTCTTCAACGCAATGATTTAATGTTCACACAGGTTTACAGCGCCATGAATCTGCTCCACTATTTCGGCGCGGTGAGTCTACAGGTCTCTGACGTCATTGGTACGCCGTGTTTCCTTCCGTATGGAGACGCCTCTAAACAAAATGGAGATTCACGTCACCAAGAATAAGATACACGGGTGACGAACGCGTGATAAGTGTTTTTTTCACACTGTTGTCTAACACCACCATTTACAGTCATTTTGTGTTAGTCCAACGTAAATTAGAAAGTAGTGCTTTAAAGAGTATCGTTCCATTGTTTAAAGGAGTAACTAAATAGTCGTTACCTGATTAATCAATCAAGgggaatttatatagcgccaaaatcaaccaaagttgttcaaaggCGCTCAAGACAGTTGGATGAAATTAATGTTGATACACTCGTTGGAATGGAAAACATGTGAgcagtttcttgaaaatgtggaAGTGTTAGCATCCTAGATGTGGTTATAGGGAGAGTGTTCCATTCTTTTGGTCCAAAACAGGAAAGTGAGCGATCTACAAATGACACAGCATGGGTTATGGGCATGATAAACTTGTGTGGACATGTTTAACAATAGGCATGCGAccgaggagggggggggggggtggtattcTAAAGTAGAAAAGGGaggtttaattttaaaagtaagACAATAGGCCCAATAACATACTCATTTCGGTacacttttaattaattaaaaaatgcaagTCAATCGTCATGTCTGTCCATAAATCTTTGaggaataacaaaaatatttgttgcaCTTCCAAGACAAATGTGTATTATGATATGTTttcctattattattaatgatgtCATTATCTCAAAGTTCAGTTCGATAAGAATATTGGTTATTTACACTATTGCACACACGGGACTCATAATTATTACGTGTctcaaatattaatattatgatAACATATGTTGGTGGTTATTACTAATGTAATGTTGGGGATTATAGGACATTCAACTTAAACTTTGAAATAAACATTTTCGTTGTCTAACTCTTTTTATATGCTTTCGCCCATCACAAACTgagcccaatatcatagagcttacaaaaaaaaaatctttatccGTTAAGCATAGTTGGTTTGTGCTTAGCCCCTTTTTGACTTAAAACatgcagctctgtgaaatttggtcCAGCTGGTGCGTCGAGTTGGCctagttttatttattaccTAAGTCGATTTTGAtttcaaacaatattatttttttattttatagttttAACTAATTGAAAGTGAGTTTGTGTTCTTCTTATTTTGTGACACGCTAATACAGTATGTTCAACAAAAGGAAACTGagggctttttaattttttatttacttttttaaaaggTGGCCGCCAAGCAATTGAACTGAAACTGACCACCAATTCTTCAATATAAAGTCGTCATTTACTTTATACAGTTACACGGTCTTAAAAGATTGCtaagtttaatgagaaatacaacgacaattttgtctttttgaagaaaaaaatggatgCGGCCTCCAAAAAGGATGAGGGGAGggtattttgttatttggccGAAATACAAACGTTGGGGATCTCATATTTTGTTTCCACATTATGAGGGGTTTGGTTCATTAACACGTCACTTTCGATTGTAACCGTCCTACGGAGTGTTGTTAATAAACACCTTAAATGAGTTGTAATCATAAATTGATGCATGCAACCGTTTCAATTTCAATTGATGTATAAAGAAATGTAGTAACTACTTACCCAAATCCACAGTAGTTCAACAAGCTGCCTAATCACACGGCTTTGAAAAAGAAAGTTTCACAATACCATACGGCGACAAATATTCGGTTTCATGTTAACTTTAAACACAATTGTGCTGAAAATAGTAACGTGAATTTGTTGCCGTGACAAAATAAAATTGGTGTTcaatattttcatttatttgtggCGTGTATTGGCCGAGCGAATAAGAGCACTGAACTTCCCCTCCGATCAGCAGAGTCTGGGTTCGGGTCCCGGTCGTAActcctgtgtccttaagcaagacacttagccatttttgcttcgtccttcgggtgTGACGCAAAGCCGTGGGTCCcgatgtgttgtgtaacgcatgtaaaaaaacaaaaacaaaacagtgcacttatctaaaagagaaagggttcgcccgttgttcctggctggattcgGGCAGCAtgttgcaccacagcaccttgttatccattacatggtgctataaaaagTAAGGTCTCATaatacaaacgtagtcccacatgtTGAAGGAAacactgtgggtgcgttcgataagcttgcCTGGGTCGAcctcgcggtgctcactcgtcgggtgagcccctgacaagagcaaaTCGAACGATAGCACTCGCCCTcacgtggtgacggcatgcacctcgggtaactcccaagtgacccactccacaagaaGGCCACCGgtggctgacccgggtgagcccctggacgTCAAAGCTAACCGAACGTaccgggcagaccggggtcgacccagggaagctagcgaacgcaccctgtatgtTACGGCGCAAGGAGCggcactgagtgacggatatacgcgctataagaagccactattttgcaacttagactggtcccctgtccgaTATCCGCGCGCGTGGTCCCTAGTTCCATGCAGTCGTTTGGGACTGCGGCTCTCCAAGCCACGAAGGCTTTGACAAAAGGCTGATCTCATGGGCGTTagtatagggtgcgttcgtttagcttccctgggtcaaccccggtgtgtggcgtttttctTTTcgggacgaacgtgtgcagataattacccacgttcgtcctggataaaaaaaacctgccacacaccggggtagacccagggcacCCACAGTGTGCCTCTCTGTCACAGGGGATTCCCCAGCGATTTCTCTGTGCGTGTCCCGAGTCAGCCTCCGAAACAATCCATGTGGCGCCCTCTACCGGTGAAAGTTACAAAAATAGGCTCGCCAATCAAGACAATGTTAtaggtagcctgaacatctcaCGTGTAGAGACAAGCGCGAGCAGCGAAGCCGaaaagcgcctttaccaactcagTTATGTCGCATGCGCCTTAACCAAAGGGTAGCTGGAGACCTGAACAAACGTCGATTGGTCAGTATAACCCAGTAGTTCGCCGAAGAAGCTCCCTTACATACCGATCATCTATTTCGAGCCTCCCTCACCCCAAGATGTTGATGGGTGAAATTCTGACGCAGGAGCAGTTGAGACATGTTAGTGAGCATGTCTACTCAGTGGAAGACTGGAATTCTCTCTTGGATCCTTACATGCGGGTGTTTTGGACCAAGCTGCAGAAGGTGACACCGAAAGCTTTGAACGGCAACGTGATCACTGTATTCGGTTTATCATTCAACATCATCAGTTTAGTGATTCTTATGTCTTATGCCCCGACTGCAACTGAGAAGGTAATGACTATGGGACAAAATCATCTTCAACTCATTTTCCTCTACCGTCGCAGCAatacaaaaaaagaagtaactaaacaaaagtattttgttctattgttgtttaatttattgCTCTTTGTAAACGCTGTGATATGGTTTTACCATGAATAGCGGACCTAAAtgcttaataataaataaataaataaatttagaaGACGTAACTAAACTAAATAAAacttaggaagaaactataacaGCGGGTGTTGTCTCTACTATGGGATGAGCCgctttggtctcgacgtttcgaacagtatactatGCTCGTCTTCATGAGAAACTATAAACGAtggtaaacttgcaggtacaacaaTGAATTAAGTTTCATTTGTGGGATTATAACAgatgtgttggctctgaaaagagccagtgggTGTTAGTCTCGATGTTTCGAGCAGTTACTCTGCTCGGCTTCAGAGGAGAATGCTAATGCACCTAAAGACAAGCACAGTATACTTTTTTTAACGGCAAAAATGCTAAAACCAACAAATGCATCACAGATACCGTTAAGCGACATGCCACGTATGCATCGCAAGCtagattgtttgtttgtgtgattCAATGGGTGCATTGACACGTTTAGTAAATTGCTTTTCTGGTCCTGTTCACCCAACAAAAAACTGATATGAGAGTCAGGTTTGCTcagtgggttttttcttctgcCTTCCACCTATGTAGGCACTAGTTATGAAACCCCACCTCAGCTTTGCATACGGGGTTCTGCCTGAGTGCGGATACGCTAAAGTTGGGGCTACAATAAGTCCGGTCCATTGCAAGGTCCATGCTTTGTGCTAAGGGTGGCGAATATAGACTTCCCAGGGTGAATCAAGGATACTATTTAAATTTGCTGAATGGGTTTCCTTTGAGAAAACTCTCACGCCTGAATTTTAGCGTTGTGTGCCGAGTGGTTTTGGGGATTACGGTAGTTAAAATTTTACCCAACCAAgcgtgttttcaacaaacaacaTTAATGATTGCACGTCCACTTAAGTAACTCAAAAGCAACTGTCCAAGAACGGTCAAATTCGGGTTTCAGAGTTTTCTCATATTTATCAGGACCAAACTCATTCAggaaatttatttattgacccCGGGTGGCGTGATTTGACACTTACCCTATATGGGCTCGGGTTACTGAGTGCAGTTTTTAGGGTTGGACAGCTTCACTCAATGGATCTTTTCAATTTCAGAGCTTTTTCGAACAGACTGtcttttttaacagtttttacATCCAGTCATTACAGCAAATGAAGTTGTCTATAATAGACTGATTGCTTTTGTCCAACCATAAAGATCGAGCATTATTATGTACGTGCCTGTATTAAACATAGATCAAAACAGTTTATTTTAGAAGGCTGgactattaatttgtttttttttacccatgcgttctattttcccgagggaaaatagaacgctccggggatcaccgtcaccaagaaaggttttatgctaataattattttgagtaattaccaatagtgtccactgccttcaaagcaTTTATGTGTGTTAAAGTTTCATGTCCTAACGACAGTAACGAGCTCATAAAATGCACTAATGTGAGGCACCGTTGTGAGGTGCCTCTCACTTAGTGACAAGCCAGAAGGGGCATGTGGAGAGCGAAAAGATGCCCCCATCCCTACAAATGACGCCACTGTTTCCACTGTGTCTGTACTGTTCAGTGGTTTcttatgaaataaataattatgtttaattTTAGGCTCCAAAATGGGCTTACGCGTTGGCAGCTTTGGCCGTGTTTTGGTACCAGGCCTTCGACGCTCTGGACGGTATGCAAGCCCGACGTAATCTGCTTATCAACCAGTGTCAGTTAGCGGAGATCTTCGACCATGCCTGTGACTCAGTAAGCGCAGGTGAGAGTTTGAttatgaatacatgtacatgggcaTGTAAAGTGTTGCAAGAAGTGGATGTGGTTTAAAGTGAAATTATGGCACACCGTCACTTTACCAACATGATACAACCAGGCTTGGCGTCTGGTGTAGCCGAGCAGTCAAGCAGACTGGACGCAAACTCTGGTGCTTCTGATCGCAGGGTTTGGGCATGTGGTTCGAGTCCCGCAAGCGACACTTGCGTGACCTGTAAGCGAGGCATGATTATTattgcgtccttcggatgggggggggggggtaaaagccgttggtcccatgtgttgtgtaatacaCAAATAGAAACATGAGTGACACTTATCGCAAAGAAACTGCGTATATACTTCTGGCATGGTCTGGTAGCAATGAGTATGCATTACCttaacaaagaaaagttgacattatgttttcaataatgattgaggtttttttttcactctggACTTACTTTAGTGTGTGTTGGGATACAGCTCGCCATCTGTCTCCGCATTGGCGACCAGCCTCACCTATTTTTGACCTACATGCTGGCAGTAATGTTTATGTTCTACACAGCCCATTGGCAGACCTATGTGACTGGAATCGTAAGATTTGGCACGTGAGTTTTCTCTGTAACTTttaacaaatctattttttatatactgcaataaatttgttatttgttaataaTGCAATAAaacttgaatttttttaaaacattgttgcaactggttccCCATGATTCGTTTTGCCTAGCAGAGAAAtatgctaagcagtattttctgcttaacagctttatgaaatttggccctgaccATCCAGCCCCTCACTCTCACGCTCTTCTTACTCACAGTTTGGATGTGACTGAATCTCAGCTATCGTTGTGCCTGGCCTACCTGCTGACGGCTTTCTTTGGACCCGAAGTTTGGACCGTCAAGGTACTAGACTtctcccctgtctttatccacaaaGATAAAACAGGTGTTGGCTTTATATGTATACACATGGACGTCGaatttaactgcgaatctccatgACCATAGGACAATGTGTGAACATATTATTATGCGAGGGCAAAGGTGATTATGGGTATGAGTATATAGGCAGATCTCTTGCCGATTCACGAACCCTGAAGTGTGACGGCAGATGTTCAGGTTAACCCAATAGATCTTTTTCATGCTGCGTCCCTCTTGGCCATGTCCTCGTATCAAATAACAAtgatgaatgctaataatcatttgcgaataggaaccagactattttgttcttcaagcCTCGGTTTTGTATCAATAGGAAAAACTCGAGATGGttgcagcatgataaaggtctatacgaGTACCATAATGAAATTTGGGAACGAACGGCAATAATAAGGgctagaaacaaaacaaaacagaagaagaacgagaaaaagaagaacaaaaagcaTTGTCCATAAACCGAATCTATTTATGTCTATTTTTTTTAGGTTGTTGCGATCGACGTAAGAGAGATTATTATATTCAGTACAGTTGCCATGGCCATCATAAAGTTCGCAAACCACTTTATTTTCGTCTGGAAACGAGGTTCCAGGTCTTCAGTGGCGGTAAGATCAGTAGGGAATCAAACATTGCATTACACACAAATTTGGTTGTCAATTTTCCTTCGACGAGAATGGTTTGttgaaggcactggggtggatttcacaaagagttaggactagtcttatctcgagttaggactagttactcgtcctaacttaggactatccatgcaatttgtatatctcctataggactagtcctaagttaggactagtcctaactctttgtgaaatcgacccctgggcacctttggtaattgtcaaagaccagtattctcaagatctcacttggtttatcccaacatatgcaaaacaataacaaacctatggcaatttgggctcaataggttatcgaagttgcaagagaatgaaagaaaaacacccaagtTGCATTACTCAGATGTAttacaaaaggcttcagctggtcttttattatttgagtgagaaattacctctttctcaaaaaaactattATACTTTaagagagggagccgttttcacaatgttctacaactatcaacagctctccattttaAGGTATGACGGACactataggagtgtactgtttggtttgggtaaacCGACAAATTTACTCATCCATaattatctcaaaatggcttaatgTTAAAGTTATTACAAAAACAGTGTACCAACCCCTTAAAACCGGTAGTGACAAACAGCTTGTTAACAAACAACAATGCAGAAAGCATGCATCAAAATAACACGGATCTCTGTGTTGTTTTGCATATAAAACCTTAATCATCTTTACTCTGACAGGGCACAAGTGCAGTCTTCCCAGTTGTTAACATCGGCGTTGTTTTCCTCCTCGCAGTCTTAACCAAAACGTGCACCAACTATTACGAGTTCCAACCCTGTGTCTTCATGATGATCTTTGGACTCCTAGAGGCGAAACAGTCTTGCAAACTAATGGCAAGTTCCTGATGTGTGTTAAAATTCCCACCTCAATTTCTTTGTTAGTTTGTAGTTTCCATATGGAACGAATACATATATAGACCATTGATGAATCAACTAATTTTGTTCAGGGCAAATTAgtgtttgctaagcagaatggGTACCATTATAGGAACACACAATCATGGGTTTTGTtgaaagcactggacacctttggaattGTCAAAGCTTCTCACTTTCTCGACATACGCATAAactaacgaacctgtgaaaatttgaactcattattggttgtcgaagttgcgagagattaATGGAGGGAAAAAACACCtctgtcgcacaagttgtgtgctttcaaatgccttgaattcgaaagacctcagctgaggtatcgaagggatattttagtgagaaattacttctatctcgttacgtcagagggagccgtctctcacaatgtgttatactataaacagctatatccattgctcgttaccaagtaagttttcatgatagtttttttttgagtaattaccagtagtatccagtgcctttaagaaatattCTTTTCTAAGCAAATATCGGCCTTACCaagttttgttcttttcttttataaTCTTTTGGTGATTTCCCACTCTAGATTGCATACATGAGCAAGAGCAGTGTTTCTTCTCTAGACTCGATATTTCTGGGTCCTCTTTCCCTCCTCATCAACCATCTTCTTGAAAGTCCCCTGTCACCTCAACTTATACTGTGGTTGGTCATGGTAAGTCACTTCAAAAGTAGCAGTTTACTTGAAGAAACAGTTTATCCGTATTTGAGTCTGTGTAACGTATACCTTGTTTTTTGGAACcgctcgattgttttaatccttagTATCATAGGccaacaataaaactaacttgtgaacatttcacttcaaaggtTCTATGCGTTTTTAAGATATCGGTAAAAATCCGGAGAAGTTCAACCTACGCAGAAAGAATGTAGTTTTcgattggaatacacaatctgagaaacgtatctGACAGTACCGTTTCTCAAACTCGAACTGATATTTTGTTCCATAACGACATTACTacgaagtgaaatgattcttaaTGTACCTAAAACTGCTGTGCTTCTTGTCATTCTGACCAAACGTATACTCTCCTAAAGATAAATGTGAACAACATTTCTCAAACTAATTTTACGAACTTcctctttgtttattttatgcatgctaTGTGGCGGGGTCTATGGG
Proteins encoded in this region:
- the LOC139940682 gene encoding cholinephosphotransferase 1-like, with product MLMGEILTQEQLRHVSEHVYSVEDWNSLLDPYMRVFWTKLQKVTPKALNGNVITVFGLSFNIISLVILMSYAPTATEKAPKWAYALAALAVFWYQAFDALDGMQARRNLLINQCQLAEIFDHACDSVSAVCVGIQLAICLRIGDQPHLFLTYMLAVMFMFYTAHWQTYVTGIVRFGTLDVTESQLSLCLAYLLTAFFGPEVWTVKVVAIDVREIIIFSTVAMAIIKFANHFIFVWKRGSRSSVAGTSAVFPVVNIGVVFLLAVLTKTCTNYYEFQPCVFMMIFGLLEAKQSCKLMIAYMSKSSVSSLDSIFLGPLSLLINHLLESPLSPQLILWLVMVYSAMNLLHYFGAVSLQVSDVIGTPCFLPYGDASKQNGDSRHQE